The genomic interval GAACAGGAACTAATACTAACAAATAATGGAAAGCCGATAGCCTTAATTACTCCATTAGGGGAAAACGACCTGGAACAAACACTTACAGCTGTTAGAACAGCTCGTGCTCAATCTGCGATTCAACAAATGCAGTTATCATCAATTCGGAATAATTTATCTCAACTATCTATAGAAGAAATTGAAGCTGAAATCTCAAATACCAGAAAATCCCGCTAATATGAATATTGTTCTTGATACAAATGTTCTTATATCTGGACTTTTAAATCCAAATGGATTCCCGGCACAGGTTTTAAACCTCATTATCAATAAAAGGATCAAACTGATTATTGATACAAGAATAATATCTGAGTATTCCGAAGTATTAAGACACCCTAAATTCAAGTTTAGAGATGAATCTATAAATCCTCTCCTGGATTTCATAAAAATTGAGAGTGAGTCAATTATACCGGAACCCTCATTTATTGATTTTCCTGATCCAGATGATAAGATATTCTGGGAAGTAGCAAAGTCGGGAAATGCACTTTATATCATTTCAGGAAATACAAAACATTTTCCAAAAGATCCAATGGTTGTTACTCCTGCAGTATTTATTTCCTTATATCAAAAGACAAAAATCGATCAAAAGTAACCGGTGTACCTGTCATAGCCCGGGGCTCATGCAGGTGATACCTGATATACTTTGCTTCAGGTATCTCGGTGCTTTATGATGCTACTGCATGTGGGATTTTTTTCAGGTCATCTTGAATTTTCAGTCTTTCGACTCTTAAGTCAAATTCATCTTGTATTCCTAACCAGAATTCTGCTGAATTACCAAAATAAGCAGAGAATCTTAGTGCTGTATCAGCAGTAATTTTTCTCCGACCTTTTAAGATTTCAGATATTCGAGTGGCTGGCATATTTGTATCTTTTGATAACCGATACGCAGTAATACTCATAGGTATAAGAAATTCCTCATTCAGGATCTCACCGGGTGTAATATCAGGTATTCTGTTCATCTTTAGCTCCTAATGATAATCTATTATTACTACTTCAGAAGGAGAACTCTCTTTCACTCAGACTATAACCATGAAAGGAAACTTTTTATACAGCGGGTTTCTGTGAAAAATTGAAATCAAGTCCAAGAGCATTACATACTTTGAGAAAGGTGATCATATTACAATTCTTTCCGTTCTCTATTTTAGATAATTGCTGTTGCGTAACATGAGCTTTCTGAGCTACTTCTATTTGTGATAATCCAGATTTTTCTCTAGCATCATGTATCATTATAGACAAATCCAAGAGCTTTCTTTCTTCTAAATACTCTGCCTCAAAATTCTGGTCTTTCAAAGACTCTTCCAAGTGGCTTTTAAAGGTTCTCATTGAATTCCTCCTTGAGTGATTTCTCACTATTTCTATTCAAAAAATCTTCTCTACATTTCTTAGCTTTTATTATTTCTTTCTCAGGAACTTTGTCTGTATTCTTATTAAAGCAATTTGTTAAAACAATAAAATCCTTATAACAAAAGAAATACAAAATACGTACTTGATTCCCAGTAAGCTTAATTCTTAATTCATGAACTCCATCTTTTAATAAATCAGCATAGGGTCGGGGCAAAAGTGGACCCTTCTCTTCCAAAACAGATAACCAGCTAAAAATCTTTGCTTTAGATTTTAATTTCTGTGTATCTAGAAAATCAAAAACCTCTGAATTCCCTATTACATCTTCATAGTAAATGATCTTCCAATTCTCTTTCACAAACATATTGTACATCAGATATGATGTTGGAGCAAGTATACTATTGGACTCCACTCTTTTTAAACGGCACAAAGATGAAAAAACACACTATCAAAGCATTCAATGAGGATAAAAGTTCTTAAAGTTCTTCTGATGAACTTTTTGATGACTTGGGAATAAAGCTTTAATTTATGTATCAAATATAAAACAGCCCTGCGCTGAGCCTCGGGGTTATGATGGAATAATAATTATAGATAGGGTTTTCAAGTCTCTATAAAATCCTAAAATCATGAGAAGTGGTCATTTTGATGGGATAAGTGATTTAAATGAAATCTGAATGTCTATATACTGGGCATCGTTTCAAGGAGTTCCTTATCAAGACAGAAAAAAATCATATGGTTCCGGGGCATATTCCCTTCTCTCCCCGGAAAGTTCCTTTCTACTACGGTTGGGTCATATTATTCGCCGGTGCCATGGGAGTCCTTTTCAGTATTCCCGGCCAAACCATGGGTGTTTCGGTCTACACGGACCATCTGATTGATAACCTGCACCTCAGCCGCATCGAAATATCAACAGCCTATATGGTCGGGACCCTTGTCAGCTCTTTAGTGATGACCCGGGCGGGAATCTTTTACGACCGCTTTGGCGCCAGAATTGCCGCGGCAGGATCAGCCCTGGGACTGGGATTGTGCCTCATGATGCTTTCCCGATCCGTTCCTATCACATCCGCCGTATCGGCTCTCCTGGGATTTTCTTCAAGAAAGATAGCCTTTGTCTTTATGATCATTGGATTTTTCGGAATCCGTTTCTTCGGACAGGGAGTTCTGACACTGGTATCCCGGGGCATGGTGATGCGCTGGTTTGAGGCTCATAGAGGATTTGCAGCGGCCATTATGGGAATCTTTACTTCCTTTGGATTTTCCTTTGCCCCCCGGGTTCTTCAGGGTCTGATCGATTTATCAAGCTGGGACCGTTCCTGGATGATCATGGGAGTTGTCATGATCATTCTGATTGTTCCCTTCATATTCACAGTTTTCAGGGACAGCCCTGAAGAATGCGGCATCGAGATGGAAGAGGGTCTCAAAATAAAGACAGGCAGTAAAAGAAAGGAGTTGGCCCCGCAAAGGTCCTATACTCTGCAGGAAGCCAGACGGGACCCCAAGCTCTGGTGCTTTATTCTGATCCTCTTTTTCTGGTCAATGTATAATACAGGCTTCACCTTTCATATCACCTCCATTTTCGAATCCCAGGGGAAAACAACTGCCCAGGCTGTAGCCATTTTCCTGCCTTTGTCCTTCATATCCCTGGCCTTTCGATTCCTGGGGAGCTGGCTCAGCGATATTATTGATTTGAAGTATCACTTTTATCTGGCAATTTTCTCTATGATGACAGGTGCCTATGCACTGACCCTCCCCTATACGGCTGGTGCAGCGGCTCTTCTGATCGGAGGCTTCGGTATTTCCGGAGGCTTATTCGGAGTGTTCTCATCGGTCACCTGGCCAAAGCTATACGGACGGGAGCATCTGGGAGCCATATCAGGAATGGCCATGAGCTTTATGGTAGCCGGAAGTGCCCTCGGCCCCTGGGGATTCAGTATGCTGGAAAAAGTTTGGGGAAACTACAGGCACAGCGGCTGGCTGGGAGTCTACGCCGCCGGTTTTATTGGACTCGTCAGCTTCCCCTTTATGATGAAAAAACAGAAGGACTCAAGTTTCAGTTAATTCAATCAGCCGGGCGATAGCCCTTGCTGTGATAAAGGCACAGCCTGGATTTTTCACGGCTGCTTCTGATCAGGCTGTCATACCCCAGGGCCCTGATGCTTCCCAGAGAAGACACAAGGGGGAAGTTAAAAAATTAGGGCAGAAAAACCCTCCCCAGTATCCCTCTCCTGTATTATAGTATCTATATACCCTGTTTCGGCCTCCGGGATGAAAACCCGCAGGCCGAAGCAGGGCTGATACAGGAGTACATCATGGATAATTCCCGTGAAGAAGATACACTTTCAGCCATTCCCTATGATCAGGAAAATGCCGAAAAGGGTGAGAAAAGACCTAATATACTTCTTCTGATGACAGACCAGCAGCGCCATGACACCATCAAGGCGGGAGGTGCCGATTTCATGCACACCCCCCATCTGGACCGTCTGGCTGCTTCAGGAAGAATATACAGCCATGCCTTTACGCCCATCCCCGACGGGATGCCCAGCAGGCACAATCTGTTGACTGGTTTGACAGGAAAAACCCATGGATATCCCGAAAACAACAGAAACTTCGGCATGCCCGGCTGGATCTATACCTTTCCCCAGCTTCTGTCAGATCATGGATATGAAACGATCTCCATCGGCAAAAATCAATTTGTCCCCCCCCGCAGGCACAGAGGGTATGATAAGATTCATCTGATGGAGTCTCATCCTGATTTCAGGGAAGAAGATGACTATGCCCTGTATCTGAAAGAGCAGGGATGGGGCCATATACTAAATATCCATGGCTGTGAAAACCTGCTTCAGTATGTTCCCCAAAGCCCCCTGCTTCCAGAGCAGCATCAAGGAGATTCCTGGGTTGCCGACAAGGCAATGGATTTTCTGGAGACCAACAGAGGCCGGCATCCCTGGTTGATGAAGGTCAGCTGGATTTCACCCCGGCCTCCTCAAAATCCAGCACTCCGTTTTGCTCATCTCTACAAAGAGAAGGAACTCCCGGAACCCTTAAAGTCTACGACCCCCCTTAGTCCTGGAGCCGATGAAAATGCAAGGCAATTCCGGAATATTCCAGCCCCATGGGTCCGACGATACCGAGAGCAGTATTACAGTTCTGTCAGCCAGGTGGATTACAACATTGGACGGATACTGGATGCCCTGGAAGACACAGACCAGAGACGGAATACCCTGATCATTTTTGTCAGTGACCATGGGGATATGCTGGGAGATCACGGAACAATAGCCAAAGGCCTGCCCTATGATAGCTGTACACGCATTCCTTTTATCCTCAGCTTCCCCGATGTGATAGATCCGGGAGAAAAGAACACGGATTTTGTCGATTTGAATGATGTGATGCCGACCATCCTGGATGCTGCGGGGATTCAGATCTCCTATAAAGCCACCAAGCTTCCCGGTGAGAGCCTTCTGGTGAAGAAAAACAAAAGAAAAAAAGACAGAAACTTCCAGTATGTGGAATATGGTTCAGGCATAAGGCGCTGGATCTCACTCAGAACTAAAGAGTACAAGTACAATTACTACTACCGGGAGGGACGGGAAGAACTGTTCGACCTGAGTGAGGACTCGGCCGAGAGCCGGAACCTCCTGTACAGCTCTCATAATGAAGAGATCCTGGCGGTTCGGGACCAGCTGAAAATGATACTCATGGAGCAGGAAAGGCTCAGGGGCCCGGAAGGCTGCCTGAATGAAGAGACTTTTGTGGCCTTGGAAGACACGGGAAAACAGTCACCCCGTTCTCCCTCCTTTCCGGTCTTCCAGAACAAGATAATGGATCCAAGAGAAAAATCCAGGATGAACAATTTTATGGATGAGGTCCTGAAGTGTATCGAAAAAGAGCCTCTGGTAGAATTGGAACAACTGGACCTTGAGCGCTGGCAAAAAGAGGGCGGATTCCAGGATAAACAGATCAAAGACCTCCTTGAAAAGGAAAAAAAACTAAAAGCCAAGCACAACCCGGGAGAATAAAATGCAGTTGACCAGAGACAAAGCCCTCACATTATTCAAGGAATTCAACCAAAGCGAGAGTCTGTATACCCATGCCCTCTCTGTAGAAGCCGTGATGCGTTACGCCGCCGGACAAAGAGGCCATGATCCCGATTTCTGGGGAATCGTCGGCCTGATTCATGACCTGGATTATGAAAAATACCCGGAGAAACACTGCTTAAAAGCAGCAGAGATTCTCAGGGAGAGAGACTGGCCCGAAGAGGTCATCCATGGGGTGGTCTCCCACGGGTGGGGCATCTGCAGCGAAGTAGAGCCGGTTCATGAAATGGAAAAAGTCCTCTTTGCCATCGATGAGCTCACAGGGCTTATAACGGCCACAGTGCTTGTACGGCCGTCAAAAAGTATTCTTGATCTGGAAGTAAAATCTGTCAAAAAAAAATGGAAAACAAAGGGATTCTCTGCCGGAGTAGACAGGTCCATCATTGAAAAAGGAGCCGCTCTTCTGGAAATGGAAACCGCAGATCTCATAGCCATGACCATCGAAGGCATGAAAACAGCCGCTGCTGAGATTGGTCTGGCAGGGATTGAATGAATAATTTCCCCAATATCCAACCCTTCACCGAGGCCATTGAAGAACAGGTCATAAGAAACCCTCTTCTCAATATTGATACATTCATAATCCCCTCTCCCTATATCAGAGATCCGGATATTGAAAAAAGCAGGGAATATAGCTGTGTCTGGCTGGATGAAGGTGAAATTCTGGGGTACATGCAGGTCTATACCGACCGGAATAACCGCAATTTCCATATTTATAAACTGGTAACCAGCCCCTTTGGAAGAGGAAGGGGAATCGGGACGGCCTTTGTGGAATACCTGGCGTCCAGGATTCCCGGGAATGGAAGGGTCTATCTGTATATCTGGGAAAAACAGGGAGATACCATCGAGTTTTTCCAGAACAAAGGCTTCCGCCAGGGTGAACCCATGGTGTACAGAAATCTAGTTTACAGCCACCTGCTGGCTGACAAACATGACATCCTGATCATTGAAAGACAGAAAAAGGACTCCCTCACCCCTGCTGCCTCCGAGGAAATCGGAAAAACCAGACACGACGCCAGAAAAACCCTGCGCCTCATGTCTAACATGGTAGACATGCTTTCAGTGGATAATGCAGACAGAATCATCGAAGACATCAACCGTGAGACCACGACCATGGTGAACATGCTGAACTCCTTCAGGGATAACATGCAGATCCTCCACAATGTCAATTTGCAGGAAGTCATCCTGGAGCGGATTGTTCCCTACATAGATGCCTCCACGGCTCCCTGTGAGCTGCACCTTGAACTGAAAACAAGAGCGGCTCTTGTTCCCGGATCTTTTATAAACATGGGACGTGCCCTGGTCAATATGGTATCCAATGCCCTGGATGCCATAGCAGAGACAGAAAGAACAGGGATAATCCGCATCTCCCTGTACCGGGAGGAAGAGAATATCTATCTGGAGTTGGAAGACAACGGCCTGGGAATTCCCAAAGAAAAACTAGTCAAAAACTCCAAGGGCATTCCTGCATTTGTCGGAAGAACCACCAAAGGGAAAAAAACAGGAGAAGGAATGGGTACCCGTCAGATCTTTGCCACCTTCGGGGCCGGCAATATTGAGGTCACAAGCCGTCCGGGCAAGGGAACTACCTGGCGGATCAGACTCGAAAAAGTATCGGGCCAGCTGAATAAATGGTACGTTCGTATGGACAGACGGCTCAATGAATTCAAAGTCCTCTGGGAAAAACCGGACATGTATCAGGGAGCCGACCGGAATGCCATCATTGCCTCCATCTGGCAGCTCCGAAAAATGGAAATATTCCTCTTTGACCTCATACTCAAATTCAGCAAATTTCATAATATCAGAAATGTATACCGAACAATTTTATCCTATATAGAGGGAGCCCTGTCCTGGGAAAGCCTGGAAAAAGAGGTGCTTGCCTTCCGCTGTGAACATGACAACATGAAAACATGGCTCCTGGAAATTTCTCAGGAGATAAAATTACGGAAAGACAAGTTAAGGCTGGTCACCACAGACAATGATTTCAGAGGGGCCATGTTCAAGAGTTACGGCCAGGCCTATGAGAATATTATTATATTTACCCTGGATCCGGAGAATGGCGATTTTCGGGCCACAGACAGAAAGCTGGCGGAACATCTTGATTTTGCACCCTATCTGGGGAAAGAAAAGGAAGAACTTCTGAGAGGTGAGTTCATAGGGGATATGAACAACGATAACAAACCCATATTTCTAGGGGTCTGGACGGTCAAATCCCATGAAGATCTGATAAACAAACTCAAATTGATCAGAATGGGGGCTCAGAGACTGTTGGAGATGGGAATCCATCCGCAAAAGAAATTATCCCTGTATCAAACCACCTATATGAGGCATAGCGAAGACATAGATACCGATGCCAGCTGCACCTTTGACGACATGGCCACATGTACCGATGAGGAGCTTATAAAATACACCCGCCTTGCAGATGATGAGTTTCAGAATTTCTTTGCGGCCGCTGACTAATGTCACAATTAATCTCTTCAAGGTTGTTCGAAATTTTGCAATCTTATATAATGTTTAAAGTTATATTTGTTCGAAATATTTATACTTCTTATAAATCTTGATCATATTCAAAAAAACCTTTAAATCTGTCACAGGGAGATATTCATGGGAGAATCGGTAAAAGAAACGGCTCAAATACTGAATGTTTCGGAAGAAACGATACACCAATGGATTAAACAGTCTTTTATTCCAGTTCATAATATAAATGACCAATATTATTTTAACCGCACTGAAATACTGGAATGGGCAACAAGTCAGCAGATAAAAGTATCATCTGATATATTTATGAATGATGATAAAAAGAATATAAGCCTGCCCAGTTTAACAGATACCCTGAGAGAAGGTGGTATAAATTATAATATCAATGGCAATGATCCCGAGACAGTTCTGCGGTCAATCGTCAATACCCTGGTATTACCCCGGGATGTAGATCGAGAATTTCTTTTCCAGGTTTTGCTTACAAGGGAGAAAATGGGTTCTACCGGTATTGGAGATGGAATCGCCATACCCCATGTTCGGAACCCGGTTGTGCTGCATGTTACAACACCATCTGTCAATCTCTGTTTCCTGAAGAATCCCATAGATTTCCATGCTCTAGATGGTAAACCTGTGAACATATTTTTCACCCTTATCAGTCCGACAATCCGTGCTCATTTACACATACTCTCCAGAATCAGCTTTGTCCTTCATGACCAGAATCTTAAAGATGCATTGATGAGACAAGCTGAGCCGGAGGAAATCTTTAACCTTCTTTCAATATCCGAAGCCTGTATACCAAAGCGGAGAACAGGAGAAATGATGGTTAAACCATGATATTTTCTTTAATCATCATCGCAATTTCTATAATAGCTATAAGCGGTATACCCGGAATTTTCCTATCTCATTCATCAGTTTGGGGGCAGAGAATTTCTGTTTTTCTTATCTGTCTCGGGTCTTTGTCAGGACTAGTCGGGGTCGGTCTCACTTTTTTTTATCCCGATAATGCTCTTTATTTCTTTCCCTGGCAGGCAGAACAAAATCCTTTATTGGGAATTGACCCTCTTAGTGCATTTTTTCTGGTTCCTATCTTTCTGATCGGGAGTCTGGGGTCTATCTTCGGACTGGGGTACTGGCCTCAAGAGAAGAACAAGCGTACAGCTGTCATGATCCATAATTTCTGGGGAATCCTGATGGCAGGGATGTCTCTACTGGTTATAAGCAGGCATGCCTTGTCCTTCCTATTCGGATGGGAGGCTATGGCTCTGGCGGCATTTTTCCTGATGTCTGCCGAAGATGATCAGGAAGAATGCCGGAAAAGCAGTTTAATCTATCTGATGGCTACACACCTGGGTACACTTGTTCTTTTTGGAATGTTTCTTTTATGGCGATATACAAGCGGGTCATTTGACTTTATACCGATACAGGAAGGAAACGTATCGGCTCTTACAATAAATATCCTTTTTATTCTATCCTTTATCGGTTTCGGTCTGAAAGCCGGTATTATGCCCTTACATTTCTGGCTTCCCGCTGCTCATGCGAATGCTCCCAGTCACATTTCGGCTTTACTCTCGGGAGTTATGCTGAAAATGGGGATTTACGGAATTATCCGGATGCTTTCACTCCTCCCGGTTCCTCCCCCACTCTGGGGAGGAATTATTCTCATTGCCGGGGCTGTAAGCGGACTTATGGGAGTCGTCTTTGCCCTGGCGCAGCATGACCTGAAACGTCTTCTTGCCTACCATAGTGTGGAAAACATCGGAATTATCCTACTGGGTCTGGGGCTGGCCATGCTGGGAAGGAGTTACCATCATCCGGTATGGGTTATTCTGGGTATGGCAGGCTGTTTACTGCATGTATGGAATCACAGTCTTTTTAAATCGCTTTTGTTTCTGGGATCGGGATCTGTGCTGCACAGAACTCACACACGCCAGTTAGATAAACTGGGTGGTCTGGCAAAACTCATGCCCTGGACTGCAGGACTTTTTCTTATTGCCGCAGTAGCCATCAGTGGATTACCACCGTTAAATGGTTTTATAAGTGAATTTTTTATCTACCTGGGATTATTCCGGACCCTGGCAATCCCGGGGAATACCGGTTCAATCGCTATCATCGCCGCCCCTGTTTTAGCCATGATAGGAGCTTTGGCTGTAGCCTGTTTTGTAAAAGTTTATGGTTCTGTTTTTTTAGGTTTTCCACGGTCAGAAATACCGGAAAATACTAAAGAAGTCCCTCTCAGCATGATTTTACCCATGATTGTACTGGCTGTCTTCTGTCTGTTCATAGGGTTGGCTCCTGCACTTGTGGTTCCCATACTGGACAAAGTGATCGCCCCATGGCTTCCTGCAGAATGGGCTTTAACCAATACAGTCAAATTGGCATCTCTGGTTCCTTTTTCTGCCTTGCAGTTTATTTCAATAAGTCTTGTATCGATCTTTTCTATAATGGCTTTATGGATGTTCGCATTCAAAAAAAAGAATGCCCAAACAGCTGGTACCTGGGATTGCGGATATGCAAAACCCGGACCGAAAATGCAATACACGGCTTCATCTTTCGCAGAATCACTTATTCTCCTTTTCACAGGGATACTCAAGCCGAAAACCCATGATCCGGATATTAGGGCAATATTCCCGACAAAGAGCTTTATGAAAAGTCATGTCGATGAAATTACTCTGGATCGGGCTCTCATTCCGGGATTCCTGTTTTTTCGAAAAACACTGAAGTGGTTTAATCGTTTCCAGCAGGGAAAAACTCAAAGTTATCTTTTTTATATACTTGTAGCTGTAGTAATTCTGCTATCTACGTTGATTCCGGTTGAACAAATCATATCCAGCCTAATGTCAAGATAATTCTTTAAAAATGAATCTATGAGATTTAGAAATGTTGTAATTACCATTGTATTATTCCTCTTTAGCGGAATAGGAGGCATTTAATGATCAATCTTATTATCCACCTTGCTTTATTTCTGATTTTTCCACCATTCTTACTCGGTGTTATCAATAAGACGAAAGCACTTTTTGCAGGACGCAAAGGAGCTCCTTTTTTTCAAACTTATTACGATATATTCAAGCTTTTGCGCAAAGGTATGGTGATAAGCAGTACAACCACCTGGATATTCGGTGCTGCACCCCTCATCACCCTCTCAGCTGTTCTGACAGCAGGAACATTGATGCCCCTGGGGAGTTCTCCGGCTCTTTTCTCTTTTACAGGAGACTTTCTTCTCTTTGCTTATCTTTTCGGCCTGGCCCGTTTTTTTACAACCACGGCTGCACTTGATACGGGTTCTGCTTTTGAAGGGATGGGAGCCTCCAGAGAAGTCACATTTGCAGCTTTGACCGAACCGGCTTTATTTTTCGCTTTTCTGGTTCTGGTTAAACTCTCCGGTT from Oceanispirochaeta sp. carries:
- a CDS encoding type II toxin-antitoxin system Phd/YefM family antitoxin gives rise to the protein MKFVTVRDIRTTPAKIWKSLPEEQELILTNNGKPIALITPLGENDLEQTLTAVRTARAQSAIQQMQLSSIRNNLSQLSIEEIEAEISNTRKSR
- a CDS encoding helix-turn-helix transcriptional regulator, which gives rise to MRTFKSHLEESLKDQNFEAEYLEERKLLDLSIMIHDAREKSGLSQIEVAQKAHVTQQQLSKIENGKNCNMITFLKVCNALGLDFNFSQKPAV
- a CDS encoding HDIG domain-containing metalloprotein, with product MQLTRDKALTLFKEFNQSESLYTHALSVEAVMRYAAGQRGHDPDFWGIVGLIHDLDYEKYPEKHCLKAAEILRERDWPEEVIHGVVSHGWGICSEVEPVHEMEKVLFAIDELTGLITATVLVRPSKSILDLEVKSVKKKWKTKGFSAGVDRSIIEKGAALLEMETADLIAMTIEGMKTAAAEIGLAGIE
- a CDS encoding GNAT family N-acetyltransferase; this translates as MNNFPNIQPFTEAIEEQVIRNPLLNIDTFIIPSPYIRDPDIEKSREYSCVWLDEGEILGYMQVYTDRNNRNFHIYKLVTSPFGRGRGIGTAFVEYLASRIPGNGRVYLYIWEKQGDTIEFFQNKGFRQGEPMVYRNLVYSHLLADKHDILIIERQKKDSLTPAASEEIGKTRHDARKTLRLMSNMVDMLSVDNADRIIEDINRETTTMVNMLNSFRDNMQILHNVNLQEVILERIVPYIDASTAPCELHLELKTRAALVPGSFINMGRALVNMVSNALDAIAETERTGIIRISLYREEENIYLELEDNGLGIPKEKLVKNSKGIPAFVGRTTKGKKTGEGMGTRQIFATFGAGNIEVTSRPGKGTTWRIRLEKVSGQLNKWYVRMDRRLNEFKVLWEKPDMYQGADRNAIIASIWQLRKMEIFLFDLILKFSKFHNIRNVYRTILSYIEGALSWESLEKEVLAFRCEHDNMKTWLLEISQEIKLRKDKLRLVTTDNDFRGAMFKSYGQAYENIIIFTLDPENGDFRATDRKLAEHLDFAPYLGKEKEELLRGEFIGDMNNDNKPIFLGVWTVKSHEDLINKLKLIRMGAQRLLEMGIHPQKKLSLYQTTYMRHSEDIDTDASCTFDDMATCTDEELIKYTRLADDEFQNFFAAAD
- a CDS encoding PTS sugar transporter subunit IIA, encoding MGESVKETAQILNVSEETIHQWIKQSFIPVHNINDQYYFNRTEILEWATSQQIKVSSDIFMNDDKKNISLPSLTDTLREGGINYNINGNDPETVLRSIVNTLVLPRDVDREFLFQVLLTREKMGSTGIGDGIAIPHVRNPVVLHVTTPSVNLCFLKNPIDFHALDGKPVNIFFTLISPTIRAHLHILSRISFVLHDQNLKDALMRQAEPEEIFNLLSISEACIPKRRTGEMMVKP
- a CDS encoding HigA family addiction module antitoxin; the encoded protein is MNRIPDITPGEILNEEFLIPMSITAYRLSKDTNMPATRISEILKGRRKITADTALRFSAYFGNSAEFWLGIQDEFDLRVERLKIQDDLKKIPHAVAS
- a CDS encoding type II toxin-antitoxin system RelE/ParE family toxin, whose protein sequence is MFVKENWKIIYYEDVIGNSEVFDFLDTQKLKSKAKIFSWLSVLEEKGPLLPRPYADLLKDGVHELRIKLTGNQVRILYFFCYKDFIVLTNCFNKNTDKVPEKEIIKAKKCREDFLNRNSEKSLKEEFNENL
- a CDS encoding sulfatase-like hydrolase/transferase, whose product is MDNSREEDTLSAIPYDQENAEKGEKRPNILLLMTDQQRHDTIKAGGADFMHTPHLDRLAASGRIYSHAFTPIPDGMPSRHNLLTGLTGKTHGYPENNRNFGMPGWIYTFPQLLSDHGYETISIGKNQFVPPRRHRGYDKIHLMESHPDFREEDDYALYLKEQGWGHILNIHGCENLLQYVPQSPLLPEQHQGDSWVADKAMDFLETNRGRHPWLMKVSWISPRPPQNPALRFAHLYKEKELPEPLKSTTPLSPGADENARQFRNIPAPWVRRYREQYYSSVSQVDYNIGRILDALEDTDQRRNTLIIFVSDHGDMLGDHGTIAKGLPYDSCTRIPFILSFPDVIDPGEKNTDFVDLNDVMPTILDAAGIQISYKATKLPGESLLVKKNKRKKDRNFQYVEYGSGIRRWISLRTKEYKYNYYYREGREELFDLSEDSAESRNLLYSSHNEEILAVRDQLKMILMEQERLRGPEGCLNEETFVALEDTGKQSPRSPSFPVFQNKIMDPREKSRMNNFMDEVLKCIEKEPLVELEQLDLERWQKEGGFQDKQIKDLLEKEKKLKAKHNPGE
- a CDS encoding proton-conducting transporter membrane subunit, producing the protein MIFSLIIIAISIIAISGIPGIFLSHSSVWGQRISVFLICLGSLSGLVGVGLTFFYPDNALYFFPWQAEQNPLLGIDPLSAFFLVPIFLIGSLGSIFGLGYWPQEKNKRTAVMIHNFWGILMAGMSLLVISRHALSFLFGWEAMALAAFFLMSAEDDQEECRKSSLIYLMATHLGTLVLFGMFLLWRYTSGSFDFIPIQEGNVSALTINILFILSFIGFGLKAGIMPLHFWLPAAHANAPSHISALLSGVMLKMGIYGIIRMLSLLPVPPPLWGGIILIAGAVSGLMGVVFALAQHDLKRLLAYHSVENIGIILLGLGLAMLGRSYHHPVWVILGMAGCLLHVWNHSLFKSLLFLGSGSVLHRTHTRQLDKLGGLAKLMPWTAGLFLIAAVAISGLPPLNGFISEFFIYLGLFRTLAIPGNTGSIAIIAAPVLAMIGALAVACFVKVYGSVFLGFPRSEIPENTKEVPLSMILPMIVLAVFCLFIGLAPALVVPILDKVIAPWLPAEWALTNTVKLASLVPFSALQFISISLVSIFSIMALWMFAFKKKNAQTAGTWDCGYAKPGPKMQYTASSFAESLILLFTGILKPKTHDPDIRAIFPTKSFMKSHVDEITLDRALIPGFLFFRKTLKWFNRFQQGKTQSYLFYILVAVVILLSTLIPVEQIISSLMSR
- a CDS encoding MFS transporter, encoding MKSECLYTGHRFKEFLIKTEKNHMVPGHIPFSPRKVPFYYGWVILFAGAMGVLFSIPGQTMGVSVYTDHLIDNLHLSRIEISTAYMVGTLVSSLVMTRAGIFYDRFGARIAAAGSALGLGLCLMMLSRSVPITSAVSALLGFSSRKIAFVFMIIGFFGIRFFGQGVLTLVSRGMVMRWFEAHRGFAAAIMGIFTSFGFSFAPRVLQGLIDLSSWDRSWMIMGVVMIILIVPFIFTVFRDSPEECGIEMEEGLKIKTGSKRKELAPQRSYTLQEARRDPKLWCFILILFFWSMYNTGFTFHITSIFESQGKTTAQAVAIFLPLSFISLAFRFLGSWLSDIIDLKYHFYLAIFSMMTGAYALTLPYTAGAAALLIGGFGISGGLFGVFSSVTWPKLYGREHLGAISGMAMSFMVAGSALGPWGFSMLEKVWGNYRHSGWLGVYAAGFIGLVSFPFMMKKQKDSSFS
- a CDS encoding putative toxin-antitoxin system toxin component, PIN family — encoded protein: MNIVLDTNVLISGLLNPNGFPAQVLNLIINKRIKLIIDTRIISEYSEVLRHPKFKFRDESINPLLDFIKIESESIIPEPSFIDFPDPDDKIFWEVAKSGNALYIISGNTKHFPKDPMVVTPAVFISLYQKTKIDQK